The window AATCGAGTAGATGGCTCCGCCATCGTTAAATGACGGAGTACACCTCTCACACCACTGTACGTACGGGTCTCGTATACAGCGGTTCGTTAAGTTGTGGGGAGATTCGTTTGTAAATTTCGAGTAGTGAAACATAACCTCGTTTCTTCAATCTATCAACTGTAATTGTAGTTCCTAAAATCGGACTTTGCGCAACAGCCCATCCTCCCATCCTCGTTCGACTCCATGCATAGGCTTGATCTAGGTTTGTTCCCAGACGAATCAGGTTTTTCCTTTTTCGTTCGAGTTTCTTCCAATGATGCCAAATGCTGTACCTAAGTCTATTTCGCACCCAGCCATCGAGTTCATTAAGTTTGACGTGAATACTCGCCATACGGAAATTATTCACCCATCCTCTTTGGACTTCGTTGAGTTTTTGGATGCGTTCATCAAGACTCATTGGAGTGGTTTTTCGGGTGATGATTTTGAGCTTTTGCTTAAGCTTTTCCCAACTTTTCGGGGAAACTACCAGTTGATATTTGCCTTTTTCACCTTTCACATAGGTAGGTACAAAACCAAATCCTAAGATGATAAAGTTTACTGGTCTGCGGATTCCGCTTTTCTCCCTGTTGATGGTTAGCTTTAGTTTCTTTTTCAAGAAAATATAAATTGCATTACCAATCTTTCGGGCGGCTGCTTTTGTTTTAGCATAAATACTAAAATCATCGGCATAGCGAACAAACCGTAAACCTTGTTTTTCCAACTCCCTGTCCAGTTCATGTAACATGATGTTGGACAGCAATGGACTTAGTGGACTACCTTGTGGAACACCTTTCCTGCGTTTGACCAGTTTCCCTTTTATTAAAATCGGGGAACGCAACCATTTGCGGATCAGTTTTAAGGTATCTGGGCATTTGATCTTACGGTAAAGCAGTTGTAATAAATAGCAGTGGTCAACTTCATCGAAGAAGGTTTTTAAGTCAATATCTACAATATATTGATAGCCTTCGTTGATGTATCCCTGTGCTTTTAAGACTGCTTGGTGCAGGTTCTTGTTTGGTCTGAAACCATAGCTATAGTTGGAGAACTCAAACTCGAATCGTGCTGTCATAATTTGTAAGGCCGCTTGTTGAAGCATGCGGTCGGTTGCGGTCGGGATGCCTAATAGTCGCATCTTACCGTTTCCTTTCGGAATCTCTACCCCTAAAATGGCTTGTGGCAAATACTCCTTTGATCGAACTTTTACTGTCAGTTCATCCTTGTCGATTGACATTAGTTCTGACAGCTTTGTTACAGGCATGTAATCGACCCCAGCCGAACCGTGGTTCTGCTGGACTTTATACATTGCCCTTAACATGTTCTTTCTAGTTAGAATTCGTTCAATCATTTTAGTTTACATTCTTTCTTTCCCTGTTCCGCTTAACGTAAGGCTAGATCCCGATTTCTCGGGAAGCTTCCTTACAGCATTTGGAACAACTTAACGTTCAGTCCTTCCCAAACTTGTGAGACCTCTACATTATTCTATGCAGCTCGTTACTGTTTGGTACTATGACCTCTGCTGACTTCTTAGTTTATAGAAATACCGAATCTAGTCTAAGACCTCCCCAGGTAAGAGCATATTCCTTCCTCCAATTCCTGCGGCATCTACTATAAAGCGATTTTGGTATTCTTTGGACGTTACAATGATGTGCTTGCTTATCCTCGATAAATAGCCTCTTATGCCGTTTCTGTTCGTCAGTACCGGATTTTGTAGTCTCGCTTCCTTCAGTGCATTCCTCGCGGAAAACCACCTTGCGACTTACTAATGCTTCAAGACGTTACTCCTGTGCATAAGGGACTTCCCGCCTGAATGAAAGAGTTCATTCTTTCGGACAGGACACCCTCTGGAATTAACTACACTCTCTTTGGCTTTAATAAATTTAATTAGCAACTTTGCAATTTTTATCAATGCTTCCGAGAGTGTGTGACCTGCTCATGCTGGGCACACACACCAAATAAATTCAATGGCAATAACAGGGATTAGGATTAAAGTGATTTGGCCTTCCAGGAGGGTGATTGCCACTGCATTTATTCAGGAACGTGACCAATTTAAAGATAAGAACATTGCAAATAATATAATATGTTATAACTCGGTATTGATCTATAATTAATTCAAAAAATATTTATTATGAAAGGGAATGAAATTAGCAAAATCATCTTGATTATTTATGTATTTAGTTGCCCGTTTTTTTTAATTGGACAAGAGTCCAGGACTCAAAATAAAAATGATTTGCGTTTAGGAATAACAGAATTGGCAAGAGGAGCTATACATTTAAGTTATGAACGTAGCATCAATAATTATAGAAATGGAATTCTTGCATCCTACGAATTGACATATGTTAATAGGACAGATGAAGAAATAATAGGTTCTCTATTCGAACTTCAGTATAGATTTTATATTTTAAGATCCGATGATGCAGATATTTGTAAAATGAAATGGAATGGAATATATGTAACACCTGGAATAAGATATCGTGATAAGAAAATAACTGACTTTTATTATCATGATCAAATACAAAATTTAAGCTTTGATCTTTTAATCGGAATAAAATATATATTTCTTAACAGAATTGTTCTTGATATCAATTGTGGTGGATCTATTATTCATTCTGAAATAAAGACTTTGCGGTCATATCATGATTATAATTTAAATTTATTTAGTCCTGGATATTCTGGAATAGCTCCTATGGCTAATATTTCTTTTGGATTTAATTTTTAAAGGAAGTATTAGAAACTGGTCACAACAATATATAAGCTAAATGGCAAGTAAACAGTATTTTAGCCCGCCTGAACGGCATAGGAGGGCAGGGAATTTTGGACAGCCCACCAGAACGAATTCAGTCGGGCTGGGGATTTGGGAATGGTAAAAATTGCCATTTCGGTTATACAAAACGTTAAGTAGAATTATAATAGAGAATGATTTTAAAGTAGTGGAAATGATTAAAGAAACTTCAATAAAAAATACGAGAGTTAATGTAATAGTTTTGTTCATCCTTCTTGGTTTGATAAGTTGTGAAAAAAGAGAAATGCTTAGATATGAAAAGATAATCTCCAATGAATCGTCTGACACAATTAGTTTAGTAATCGTAACAAACTATATTGGATTTAGTTATGATATTTTTATAATTTATCCTGGAGAAAAGGATACAATTTTTGAAATTGAACGAGACATCTCAAATCAAGACTATCTATTAAGTTGTGTTTCTTTTTTTGATTCAATTAAAGTTAGTGTTTTTAGTGGAAAGACACTAACTAAAAGTATTAATAAGGAGGATAATTGGTATTCAGAGACCATAGAAAATAATTCATGTCTCTTTTCCTTTAACGATAGCGATATTAAGTAAAGGCTATCGGAATAATGCGTGAGGTTAGAAACTAATTTAGTGTAAAGTCTAATCTTTAACTTGTGTAAACTATGTGCCATTACGAACACATAAAGAAGTTTTATAGATTTTTCAAGTGAATTCGTAAATTTGTTTTAAATAAAAAAACAATGAATATTCAAACGGCCAAGCTAGAACTCCTTCAGCGTATTTTAAATACTGATAATCCTTCATTAATTGACATGCTTCTAAAATTAGTTAAAAGTGAAAAAGAAGATTTCTGGTTAACATTGTCTAAAGAAGAAAAAGAGGACATATTAAGTGGTATCAAAGAATTAGATAAAGGCGAATCAGTGGATTATGAAGATTTTCTAGTTGCAAAATGTAGATTTCACTATGATTAAAGCAAAAACAGGGGGTAACAATATATATAGCAAATAGTTTTTAAGGGGTTAAGGATTTTGGGATTAGAAAATAGAGATTAGTAAAACGATGTGCCTTAATAAACACAAAACATGTGCACAAGTAAAAAAATTAACATATAAACTCTTATAATCATGAATGAAGATAAAAGAGCTTTAACATTCGGATTTTACACAGCCATATCATTGGTAATAATAACAATTATTACATGGATATTTGCAATGAAAGCTATCCCTCCGGCAGGACCATACTGCCCAGGTGATTGTATGAATTATCCATTTAAGGATATTCTCTCATATTATCCAAGGGATTACAATTGGATGTATTTGGCAATTTTTCAGGTATTTGCGTATGTAATATTTATTGTATCTAATCACTTTACGACTCAGAATGGTAATAAATTATTTGGTTTTTTAAGTATTGCTTTTGCAATAATTACCGCCACAGTTTTATTGATTGCGTACTTCGTTCAATTTTCAGTTGTGCCCATGAGCATGATGAAAGGAGAAACAGAAGGAATTGCTATACTCACACAATATAATGGACATGGAATATTCATAGCGATGGAAGATTTGGGCTACATCACAATGAGTATATCGTTTTTATTTCTTGCCTTTATTTATACAAATAAAACTCGATTAGAGAAGAGTATTCGATTGATACTTATTTTCGGATTCATATTAATGGTTTTCTCATTTGTCTTTTACTCAATCAAATATGGACTAGATAGAAGTTATCGATTCGAAGTTGCTGCAATCTCTATAAATTGGATAACAACAATTACCATAGGAATTCTAGTAAGCATTCTTATAGGGAAAAGATTGAAAACAACATAATAATGGCAGCACCTAACACCAAATAAATATAATGGCAATAATAGGGATTTAGATTATACCACGATTTTTTATACTGACCGTTAACTAACATAATGAGAATAGATTATCAAATAACAATTAGTTTTCTAATACTTATATTAGTTTCATGTCATACTGATAAAGATAGACAGCCAGAACCGTTTTTAGAAACGAACGATAAGTTTGTTGAGAACACCCTTAGGTTTTCTGTAAATGAGCAAAACTTAAAAGCAAATCTTACAGATAGTGTAGTAATTTATTATCAGGCTGTGACAAACAACCACAATCCTAAAAATATTGATACTATAATGAGACTTATAACTGTGAATTCTTTAAGAGATGAATTTGAAATTTACAAGACAGTTGATAAGGAAATATTTTTTAGTGCAACAATTCGATCCAACCATATTAGTCTAAAAAATGATATACAAGTTGGTATGAGTAAGGAACAATTTTGTACTGTTATGAATCTAGAAACAGTTAGCAATGGAATTAAGATTTCCAACATAGCGCAGACATTTAATTGGGTATTTTATTTTAGCAAATCAAAACTAGATTCTATTGTTTATGATGGATATATAGATTAGAAAAATAATTGCAACTCGCTAATACCAAATAAGTTAAATGGCAAAACAAAGTAATATTTGGAATTTAACAGTGATTTGGGGATTGGATAATTGCTACTTCACTTAAAACAATAAACACAAAGGCAGGATCTAAAAACAGTTAGTAATCGGCCTCCAAACGCCCCGTACATCTTATCTTGAGATACCGACAACATTGCTTCCCCCCTTAATTGTTAACATCTATATTTCATAATATATGCCTCCTTCTCTATTTTTGATTTCCAACATTGTGGTCTTTGTTGGAACCCTTTCCGCCTTTCCCACCTTGTTTTTGTTACACCGAGAGGCAAGCTCTCATTAGAAAAATATTCATGACAAAAGCATCATTTGCCCAACTCCGCCTAAGCAGTGGTGAGGAATTTTTGGGCCATTCTTTTGGATATAAACAGTCTGTTGCTGGAGAAGTTGTTTTTAACACAGCCATGACTGGTTATCCGGAAAGCCTGACAGATCCTTCTTACAAAGGTCAAATATTGGTATTAACATACCCTCTTGTTGGAAATTATGGAGTGCCAGAACAATTGGTTGAAAACGGCTTATTAAAGCATTATGAGTCTGATAAGATTCACATTTCTGGCTTAATTATCTCAGATTATTCTTTCAAATATTCGCATTGGAACGCAAAGTTAAGCTTATCGGAATGGCTTACTGAAAACAAAATTCCGGCCTTATATGGCATTGATACTCGGGCGTTAACAAAAAGACTGAGAGAAGAAGGGAGCATGCTTGGCTCCATCGTAATTGACAACAATGTTCCAGAAACATATGATCCCAATCAAGATAATTTGGTGGAGCAGGTGAGCACAAAAAAAAGAATCGTTTATGGAAATGGAGCACACAAAATTCTACTGCTTGATTGTGGAGTAAAATATAATATCATTCGAAGCTTACTCGAACGAGATACAACTGTTATTCTGCTTCCCTGGGATTATGACTTTACAAATGAAGAGTATGACGGTCTGTTTATTTCCAATGGTCCGGGAGATCCTAAAAAGTGCACAGCTGCCATATCTAATTTGGCAAAAGCAATGTCCTCAGATAAGCCAATTTTCGGCATCTGCTTGGGCAATCAGTTGCTTGCCCTGGCATCTGGAGCTGATACATATAAACTTAAATATGGGCACCGAAGCCACAACCAACCCGTTTTGGCCTGTGGAACCAACAGGGCTTATATCACTTCTCAAAATCATGGATTTGCTATTGACAGTCAGAGTATTCAGGGTGACTGGGAGCCGTTATTTACAAATTTAAACGACAACACAAACGAAGGAATGATTCATAAAAGCAAACCTTTTATGTCGACACAATTCCATCCTGAAGCATCAGGTGGGCCAAGCGACACCATCTTTCTTTTTGATAAATTTATTGATACGATTAAGGAATGGAAAAACAGATAAAAAAAGTATTGGTGCTTGGTTCGGGTGCCTTAAAAATTGGAGAAGCTGGTGAGTTTGATTATTCCGGATCGCAGGCGCTAAAGGCTCTTCGCGAAGAAGGAGTCCAAACAGTATTAATAAATCCCAACATTGCAACTGTTCAAACTTCTGAAGGAGTAGCGGATAAGATATATTTTCTGCCCGTCACACCCCATTTTGTTGAAGAAGTAATTAAAAAAGAAAAACCCCAAGGAGTGTTGCTGGCCTTTGGCGGACAAACGGCATTAAACTGCGGAACCACGCTTTACAATAATGGAATATTTAAGAAGTATGATGTAGAGGTTTTGGGAACTCCTGTAGATTCGATAATTGAAACAGAAGACCGAGAAAAGTTTGCCAATAAACTACGAGAAATAAACATTAAAACACCTAAAAGCATAGCCGTTGGATCTGTAGATGATGCGCTACAAGCAGCCATTGAATTGGGCTATCCCATTATTATTCGTGCTGCATTTACCTTGGGTGGTCAGGGAAGTGGCTTTTGTGAAAACGAAAAGGAACTCCGATTGCTAGCAGAAAAAGCACTCTCCTACTCATCCCAAATTTTGGTGGAAGAGTCGCTAAAAGGCTGGAAAGAGGTTGAATACGAAGTAGTCAGAGATCGATATGATAATTGCATTACAGTTTGTAATATGGAAAACTTCGATCCGCTTGGTATTCATACCGGAGAAAGTATAGTGGTTGCTCCATCACAAACCCTGACCAATAGCGAATACCATAAACTTCGCCAATTGGCCATCCAAATAATCAGGCATATGGGCATTGTTGGTGAATGCAATGTGCAATATGCGCTCGATCCCGAATCAGAAGATTATCGTGTTATTGAAGTAAATGCACGACTATCCCGTTCAAGTGCATTGGCGTCAAAGGCAACCGGATACCCATTGGCATTTGTGGCAGCCAAACTAGCTTTGGGCTATGGTCTTCATGAGTTAAAAAATAGTGTGACAAAATATACTTCGGCCTGTTTTGAGCCGGCACTCGATTACATAGTGTGCAAAATTCCCAGATGGGATTTGAACAAATTTAAAGGGGTTTCTCACCAGATTGGAAGCAGCATGAAATCGGTTGGGGAGGTTATGGCCATTGGGCGCACATTTGAAGAGGCCATTCAAAAAGGGCTTCGCATGATTGGGCAAGGCATGCATGGTTTTGTGGGTAACAAAGGGATAGGCGAAGAAAGCTTGGATCAGCAATTGTCAGAGCCCACCGATATGCGTATTTTTCAAATTGCCAAAGCTTTGAGCCAGAACTATTCCGTTGAAAAAATATATGAACTAACAAAAATTAATCGCTGGTTTTTAGAAAAGCTTAAAAACATTTGGGACATCCGTAACGAATTGTATAGTCAAAAAAGTCTTGAAAAAACGGCTGACAGCCTCATCCTTCATGCTAAAAAAGCAGGATTTTCAGATTTTCAGTTGGCTCGACTCATATTAAAAAGCACAGATGAGCAAATTGAAGAAGATCTTAATATCGTTCGCAACTATCGAAAGGAAAAAGGAATTCTCCCCTTTGTTAAACAAATTGATACGCTGGCAGCAGAATATCCTGCACAAACAAATTATCTGTATTTAACCTATAGCGGAATCGAACACGATATTGTTTTTCATAAAGACAAACGGTCGGTTATTGTTTTAGGCTCAGGAGCCTATCGAATTGGAAGGAGTGTTGAATTTGACTGGTCGAGCGTGAGTGCACTAAAAACAGTAAAAAAGACAGGATATAGATCGGTTATGATTAATTATAATCCGGAAACGGTGAGTACCGATTATGATGAATGCGATCGTTTGTATTTTGACGAGCTGACTTATGAAAGGGTAATGGATATTGTTGAATTGGAAGAGCCAAAAGGTGTCATTGTTTCTACTGGTGGGCAAATAGCCAACAACTTGGCCATGCGATTATACGAGCAAGATGTATCCATTTTGGGCACATCTCCCCTGTCAATCGATAATGCTGAAGACCGACATAAGTTTTCCAGTTTGCTGGACAAAATTAAAGTTGACCAACCGGCCTGGCGCGAGCTGACAAGTATCAATGATATTTTTGATTTTGCTGACAAAACAGGCTTTCCCT of the Bacteroidota bacterium genome contains:
- the ltrA gene encoding group II intron reverse transcriptase/maturase, with amino-acid sequence MIERILTRKNMLRAMYKVQQNHGSAGVDYMPVTKLSELMSIDKDELTVKVRSKEYLPQAILGVEIPKGNGKMRLLGIPTATDRMLQQAALQIMTARFEFEFSNYSYGFRPNKNLHQAVLKAQGYINEGYQYIVDIDLKTFFDEVDHCYLLQLLYRKIKCPDTLKLIRKWLRSPILIKGKLVKRRKGVPQGSPLSPLLSNIMLHELDRELEKQGLRFVRYADDFSIYAKTKAAARKIGNAIYIFLKKKLKLTINREKSGIRRPVNFIILGFGFVPTYVKGEKGKYQLVVSPKSWEKLKQKLKIITRKTTPMSLDERIQKLNEVQRGWVNNFRMASIHVKLNELDGWVRNRLRYSIWHHWKKLERKRKNLIRLGTNLDQAYAWSRTRMGGWAVAQSPILGTTITVDRLKKRGYVSLLEIYKRISPQLNEPLYTRPVRTVV
- the carA gene encoding glutamine-hydrolyzing carbamoyl-phosphate synthase small subunit produces the protein MTKASFAQLRLSSGEEFLGHSFGYKQSVAGEVVFNTAMTGYPESLTDPSYKGQILVLTYPLVGNYGVPEQLVENGLLKHYESDKIHISGLIISDYSFKYSHWNAKLSLSEWLTENKIPALYGIDTRALTKRLREEGSMLGSIVIDNNVPETYDPNQDNLVEQVSTKKRIVYGNGAHKILLLDCGVKYNIIRSLLERDTTVILLPWDYDFTNEEYDGLFISNGPGDPKKCTAAISNLAKAMSSDKPIFGICLGNQLLALASGADTYKLKYGHRSHNQPVLACGTNRAYITSQNHGFAIDSQSIQGDWEPLFTNLNDNTNEGMIHKSKPFMSTQFHPEASGGPSDTIFLFDKFIDTIKEWKNR
- the carB gene encoding carbamoyl-phosphate synthase (glutamine-hydrolyzing) large subunit, whose protein sequence is MEKQIKKVLVLGSGALKIGEAGEFDYSGSQALKALREEGVQTVLINPNIATVQTSEGVADKIYFLPVTPHFVEEVIKKEKPQGVLLAFGGQTALNCGTTLYNNGIFKKYDVEVLGTPVDSIIETEDREKFANKLREINIKTPKSIAVGSVDDALQAAIELGYPIIIRAAFTLGGQGSGFCENEKELRLLAEKALSYSSQILVEESLKGWKEVEYEVVRDRYDNCITVCNMENFDPLGIHTGESIVVAPSQTLTNSEYHKLRQLAIQIIRHMGIVGECNVQYALDPESEDYRVIEVNARLSRSSALASKATGYPLAFVAAKLALGYGLHELKNSVTKYTSACFEPALDYIVCKIPRWDLNKFKGVSHQIGSSMKSVGEVMAIGRTFEEAIQKGLRMIGQGMHGFVGNKGIGEESLDQQLSEPTDMRIFQIAKALSQNYSVEKIYELTKINRWFLEKLKNIWDIRNELYSQKSLEKTADSLILHAKKAGFSDFQLARLILKSTDEQIEEDLNIVRNYRKEKGILPFVKQIDTLAAEYPAQTNYLYLTYSGIEHDIVFHKDKRSVIVLGSGAYRIGRSVEFDWSSVSALKTVKKTGYRSVMINYNPETVSTDYDECDRLYFDELTYERVMDIVELEEPKGVIVSTGGQIANNLAMRLYEQDVSILGTSPLSIDNAEDRHKFSSLLDKIKVDQPAWRELTSINDIFDFADKTGFPLLIRPSYVLSGVAMNVVSNKEELEEFLNLATLVSKQYPVVVSEFIEECKEIEIDAVAHQGEIVCYAIAEHVEFAGVHSGDATIVFPAQKIYIETSRRIKKISREIARNLNISGPFNIQFLARDNDIKVIECNLRASRSFPFVSKVLKIDFIEIATKIMLGEKYEKPSKSFFDLDYIGIKAPQFSFSRLHKADPVLGVEMASTGEVGCIGEDFYEVILTSMLSVGYQIPKKNVMISSGPAKSKTELLEGVRLLVKNNYNIFATRGTAEFLKKNDIDSTILHWPDDEQSPNVLEYIKERKLDLVINIPKNLSKTELNNDYIIRRSAVDYNIPLITNDRLASAFIIAFCKYKLADISIKSWDEFK